The Brachionichthys hirsutus isolate HB-005 chromosome 1, CSIRO-AGI_Bhir_v1, whole genome shotgun sequence genome has a window encoding:
- the gpib gene encoding glucose-6-phosphate isomerase b produces the protein MGLTQDPNFHKLQDWFTAHALNLNMRHMFNDDKERFNKFSLILKTEDGDILLDYSKNLITAEVMKMLLDLAKSRDIEAARDKMFTGEKINFTEGRAVLHVALRNRSNTPIMVEGKDVMPDVNKVLEKMKGFCQRVRSGEWKGFTGKAITDVVNIGIGGSDLGPLMVTEALKPYSKGGPRVWFVSNIDGTHIVKTLAQLNAETTLFIVASKTFTTQETITNAESAKAWFLEHAKDKTAVAKHFVALSTNGPKVTDFGIDTENMFEFWDWVGGRFSLWSAIGMSIALHIGFDNFEKLLSGAHWMDNHFRTAPLDKNAPVLLALLGIWYINFFHSESHAMLPYDQYMHRFAAYFQQGDMESNGKYITNQGARVNYHTGPIVWGEPGTNGQHAFYQLIHQGTRMVPCDFLIPAQSQHPIRDNLHHKILFANFLAQTEALMKGKTTEEAKKELEASGLSGEALEKILPHKVFPGNRPTNSIIFNKLSPHTLGALIAMYEHKIFIQGVMWEINSFDQWGVELGKQLAKKIEPELADAAEVHSHDSSTNGLINFLKKNFA, from the exons ATGGGACTCACACAAGACCCCAACTTCCACAAGCTGCAGGACTGGTTCACAGCCCACGCCCTCAACCTCAACATGAGGCATATGTTTAATGATGACAAGGAGAGATTCAACAAGTTCAG TCTAATACTTAAAACTGAGGATGGAGACATTCTTCTGGATTACTCAAAGAATCTCATCACTGCTGAAGTCATGAAGATGTTGCTTGATCTG GCCAAGTCACGAGACATTGAAGCTGCCAGAGACAAGATGTTCACTGGAGAGAAGATCAACTTCACTGAG GGCCGAGCTGTGCTCCATGTGGCTCTAAGGAATCGGTCCAACACTCCCATCATGGTGGAGGGCAAGGATGTGATGCCAGATGTAAATAAGGTTCTAGAGAAGATGAAGGGCTTTTGTCAG AGAGTTCGCAGCGGTGAGTGGAAGGGCTTCACGGGAAAAGCCATCACAGATGTTGTCAATATTGGCATCGGAGGATCTGACCTT GGGCCATTGATGGTGACTGAGGCACTTAAGCCGTACTCAAAGGGCGGGCCACGAGTGTGGTTTGTGTCAAATATCGATGGAACTCACATCGTCAAAACCCTGGCTCAGCTGAACGCTGAGACGACCCTCTTCATCGTTGCATCCAAG ACATTCACCACCCAAGAGACCATAACCAACGCCGAGTCTGCCAAAGCATGGTTCCTCGAACATGCCAAGGAT AAAACTGCTGTTGCCAAGCACTTTGTGGCCCTTTCCACTAATGGA CCTAAAGTGACGGACTTCGGCATCGACACAGAGAACATGTTTGAGTTCTGGGAT TGGGTAGGTGGACGTTTCTCCCTGTGGTCTGCTATTGGGATGTCCATTGCCTTGCATATTG GCTTTGACAACTTTGAAAAGCTTCTTTCAGGAGCTCATTGGATG GACAACCACTTTCGCACTGCTCCTCTGGATAAGAACGCTCCTGTTCTGTTGGCTCTGCTGGGCATCTGGTACATCAACTTCTTCCACAGTGAGAGCCATGCCATGTTACCCTATGACCAGTACATGCACCGCTTTGCTGCCTACTTCCAACAG GGTGACATGGAGTCAAATGGAAAGTACATCACTAATCAGGGAGCACGAGTAAACTACCACACCGGGCCAATCGTGTGGGGAGAGCCAGGAACCAATGGACAGCACGCCTTCTACCAGCTCATCCATCAAG GAACGCGCATGGTGCCCTGTGATTTCCTGATTCCAGCTCAGTCACAACATCCCATCAGGGACAACCTGCACCACAAG ATCCTCTTTGCCAACTTCTTGGCCCAGACAGAAGCCCTGATGAAAGGTAAGACCACAGAGGAGGCCAAGAAGGAGCTTGAGGCCAGCGGACTGAGCGGAGAGGCCCTGGAGAAAATCCTGCCACATAAA GTATTCCCAGGGAACAGGCCAACCAACTCAATCATCTTCAATAAGCTGTCCCCACACACTCTCGGAGCACTCATAG CGATGTATGAGCACAAGATCTTCATCCAGGGGGTGATGTGGGAGATCAACAGTTTTGACCAGTGGGG AGTCGAACTGGGCAAGCAACTCGCAAAGAAGATCGAACCTGAGCTCGCAGACGCTGCAGAAGTCCACTCTCATGACTCGTCCACCAACGGACTCATAAACTTCCTCAAGAAGAACTTTGCATGA